The Takifugu rubripes chromosome 16, fTakRub1.2, whole genome shotgun sequence genome contains the following window.
TTAATATAATGGTTTATTAAAATGGAACACACGGTCCTGCAAATAAAGGGATTTGCATGCTGGAGCTCCATCAGTAATTGCACATGTTTTTGTCTTACTTGAAGAGATAAAGACTCCAAGTTATCTGTCGGCAAGAGCACGAGGAGACGCTCTCAGGAGAGCGAGGAGGCCGTGGTGTCATCCGGCGGGAAGGCCGACCTGCACTACTGCGCGGTGTGTCACGACTACGCGTCCGGCTACCACTACGGCGTCTGGTCGTGTGAGGGATGTAAGGCGTTCTTCAAGAGGAGCATCCAAAGTGAGACACAAAAATGTACAGTATCCCTGTGTGGTTGAAACAAATGCGCTTTTGTTGTTGAACCACAGCTTTTCCCCTGCACTGAGTTCAGTTTTAAGAATGCTAACATGTTGATGCTCCAGCCTTTAGTCAGGAGATTCTGTCAGATATAAGAGGCCAAATGTTCTCAGGCCATTCATGACCTTGTGATCTTGCCTCTATAGCCGCCCCTACGTTTGCCCTGCTAGCTGTCACTGAGACATAAGATAGATTACTCAGTTAGCATGGTTGCTAACATGCCACCATACCTGATAAATCTGTTGATATAATTTGGCATTTACTCTGCTGCAACTCTTAACCTGCCTCCACGATTGAAATGAATGTTGGTCTTACTGCTTTTCCCCTCTCGGATTCTTTTCAGCAGGACAAAATGATTACATCTGTCCTGCAACCAATCAGTGCACCATAGACAAGAACCGGCGTAAGAGCTGCCAGTCCTGCCGCCTTCGCAAATGCTACGAAGTTGGAATGACCAAATGTGGTGAGGGGACGCTTATTTAGAAACCCTTCCAATGTCGCCAAAAATGCTCCCTAAAATGTGCACTCTTCCCCCTCAGGTATGAGGAAAGAGCGCAGAAGCTCCAGGAACCCCCAGATGAGACGGGGGACCCGTCAGGCCTCCCAAAGCCGGCCCACCAGGCCCAGCGAACTGTCCGGACCAACGGTGGGACCCTTCGATGCACTCCATCCCTCTCAGCTGACTTCAGAGCAGCTGATCAATACAATATTGGAGGCGGAGCCCCCAGAGATCTACCTCATGAAGGACATGAAGGGGCCGGTGACTGAAGCAAGCATCATGATGTCCCTCACAAACCTGGCTGATAAGGAGCTGGTTCACATGATCACCTGGGCCAAGAAAATCCCTGGTGAGTCTCTGCAGCGACTTATATTAGCTGCATTAGCTTTTTTGTCACTTTAGCATTAATGTCACAGTTTAAGACCTTTGGATTAAAGATTAGCGAACTGCCTACTTCTGCTGATaaaatattagcattagcagcaggctAGTTTGCCTGTAATGCTCCACTGTCGCCTGAATGATAATCAGATGCTGAGTTTAATACTTAATTCAACATATTTCTCCTGAGATCTGCTCGATCACTGTTTGAAATGAAGTGCAACCTGAAAGGGCTCCTCATCAAACAGACACCAGGACACGTGAACCTTTTACCTGAATCTATAGTAACATGTTTGAGAGTCCTTATCATCCTCAGTTGGGACAGGCTGTACTTTCAGGTCAAATAATATTAACCCTGTTGTTCCCGGATTTTTCTGCCTGACGCTAAATATTTGAACGAGGACTGCGGCTGCGCGTGTGTCCGGGTCATTTGCCTGTTTCTTGTAGGACGTTTGTGGGGACCGGGCTGTAGTGTTGTAGAACGGGACAGGCTGGATCAGGAACAGAGATACTGCAAAAACAAGTGGACAAATATTTGAGTCCCCCCCAGGTTTCGTAGAGCTGAGTCTCCTGGACCAGGTCCACCTGTTGGAGTGTTGCTGGCTGGAGGTGCTGATGATCGGCCTGATGTGGAGGTCAGTGGACCACCCCGGGAAGCTGATCTTCTCCCCTGACCTCAGCCTGAGCAGGTACCACCACCGTCAAGGCACATCTGACTTTTACGAAAGGACTGTTTCTCTACTGGTTGGGATTTCCTCCAAGCCACTTGATTACTTTGTCCTTTGGGGTTTTAAAGCTGAACTGGATCCACACCCTAGTCATCAATGTTTTATTGAGGGCTGTAAAAGCTCTAAAAGCTATGTTCAAGCTCACTCGGCAACGTGAACGTTGTCCGCGGAGACGGTTTATTGCCCAGTTTATGCTGGCAAGTTTTTCCGGTCTCACATTCGTCCTCTGTCTCTTTAATGGGGAGATTTTTCAGAAATTCCTGCTTACATCTTCTCACACATTTGGTTACAATAAGAGATATCTGCTGGTGCCCAGCTTCTTCCGACTGGAACAAAGTGTTCCGAGTTATCTCAGCTACACTATCTATGGTGGCAGTTACCATCAGGGTATCATATCGCTGCGTTGTCAATAAAGAGGTTCACCACGCACTCGGAGATCATGCCGTGTCCACGTCTTTCCCAAGTTGTGTTTCCGTTGATGCTGATGATTATGACATCTTATTCCAAATCGCCGCTATAATTGTGTTTAATCTGAACGTATCTCACTGCATAAGCGCTGACCTCCTCACCCAAAACTTAGGCTCCTCACCCAAAACTGCGCACCTACGTTAAAGATTCGTACCAAATCCGTTTCTGCACCGCAACAAGCAAGAGGAGAGTTTTGTGTAAATCTGTAAACTTCTTGTGTCTCACACCAGAGAGGAAGGGAGCTGTGTGCAGGGCTTCTCCGAGATCTTTGATATGCTGATAGCTGCCACATCACGAGTGAGAGAGCTcaagctgcagagggaggagtACGTCTGCCTCAAGGCCATGATCCTCCTTAACTCCAGtgagtagtgtgtgtgtgtccatgtgtttGCTTCGTATTGAGTAACACATATACTcgttctactagcaaagtgaggacatatGTTCAAAGAGGGACCTtttttgtctggtcctcacaaattcaaaggactgtttgagggttgaaAATGATTCAGGGTTGAGGATATGAAATGGTTGAACGGATGGTTAGGAGGTTAATTAAGATGGTTAAgatggttaggatggttaggatggttagggttacagtagagagctgtgaaatgtgttttgtctcacaaagatagaaatacaaggatgtgtgtgtgtgtgtgtgtgtgtgtgtgtgtgtgtgtgtgtgtgtgtgtgtgtgtgtgtgtgtgtgtgtgtgttgctcatgTCTAGCGTTTGATTGGTGTCCCCACGTGTAACCCCAGCTATGTGTGGGGGGTTGGTAGTCTCCCAGCTCCCTGGGAGAAGCTTTAATGGGAACACTGTGTTTAGCTGGAGCCTGTGCTCAGGTTTGTTGTGATGAACGCTGTAACAGACAGTACCTGTTGATGAGGAGCAGGGCCAGAGCTTCACTGAGCTGCTAAACAGGAGTGATTAATGTGTGACTAATGGTTCTGTTTGCCTCTAAACTGGCAAACAACTGCCTTTGCTTTCCGTCAGCCCTGCTTTGTTAGAATTTCCACAGACGTGCAACAAGCTGATGCCACCGGCTTCACATATGTACAACGTAAGCGGGTTAATGCAATAAATACAGATGCTGGGTCGATGGGCTAATTGTGCCTGGGGCATGGAGGCGATTTAAATGATAACTGCACTGGGAGTCCCGTTTCAACCCCGCGGAGTCATTCATCTGTTCTCAACTGCTATCTTGTAGATTTGGATAAAAAAAGAGTCAGACGTGCTGAACGATAGTGTACTCTGCAACAGGTGACAACACACACTAGCAAGCTCAGGGCGTTCCTGAGCTCCACGTCTGCAGCTGCCCCTGTACGGTGCATgttctgccctcttgtggcacAGTGACTTAAATGGCTAGCAACACCACAGTAGGAACTACTGTGTTTTCTGCTACCAAACTACTGGTTTAGGTGACATCACTGGTTAGCAAACTCTGTCTCGTAGCTATTAGGGATCAGGAAGTGGAGGCACATGCTAGCTCCATGTAGCAGTCGGTAGGGTCAGTCCTCGTCACCCCATGTGGAGGCATTTTTTGAAGATTTCTCCTGTGTAGTAAATGCAGACATTTACTACACATTTTGTAGCGGTTGGAAAACTTTTATTTGTCGATATAAACCAGCCGTTTGGTGAACTCCGTGTTTCCTGTCAGACATGTGCCTCAGCCCGTCGGAGGGCAGCGAGGAGCTGCAGAGTCGCAACAAGCTGCTGCGGCTTCTGGACACCGTGACTGACGCTCTGGTGTGGGCCATCGCCAAAACAGGCCTCACGTTCCGGGACCAGTACACCCGCCTCGCTCATCTGCTCATGTTGCTCTCACACATCCGCCATTTAAGGTAAAAGCTCTCGCATTTACCCAGAATGCTCTCCTTCTCTGCATAGCTGACGGCCTCTGTCTCTTTGCTCGTGCAGCAACAAAGGCATGGACCATCTCCACTGCATGAAGATGAAGAACATGGTGCCTTTGTATGACCTCTTACTGGAAATGTTGGATGCCCACATCATGCACAGCTCCCGCCTGTCTCACCGGCCCCCCCAGCAGGACTTAGCAGAGCCAACCGGGTCTCCCACCAAGCACCACAGCCATGCCGGCGGCTCCTCCAGCGCCTggagccccagcagcagcagggaaggTGGCGAGGCGCGTTAGCCGCCTTCCAAATCCACGTGCAGTGAATCTTCATGGATTTTGCACACAAGCGAGCATCAAAAGGAACAAGAAGGTTTTCGAGAACATTCCGAGGAGGTTTGAACTCTGATCGTTTTGTATTTTTGATAACAAACCTGCTGGAAAGACTGGAAAGCAAAGTCATAAATTTCAACTGCCCCACTGACGAAAGTAATGAAAATCCTATTTCATGAGTTCAATGTTATTACAGATAGTGATCCAAGCTTCGAAGGACCTTATAAAGACCCTGAGTTGCCCTTCTTTTACTCTCCTTGTTTAGCAGCCTCTTCTGGATCTCTTTCTACTTTGAAGGGCTGAGCATACTGGACATATACTGGAATTATATATCATAAATCACTTCAAattgtttggtttcattcttgTCAGTGTGTCTATAATATTGTAAATTTCACATAAAGTCTCATTTAAGTCACTGGCTTCTCTTTTCAAATGTTCTTTCAAGGGTTAGTTTGGCAAACCCAGTATCATCAGTATTCATCTATTATAGAAGAATAGTGTAATGTAATAGTGTGATATTAAGAGTTAACTATGTTAAATCCTTTAACATCACACATCATAGCAAAGGCTGAGGCCCTTCTCTTGTAATACCACTCCTGCCACTAGGGGTGATATTGAGTCACAGTGTTTGAGATGACCAATAAGATCTTTAGTTGCACTAAaccacctccatcacatcttcatcacctctgctCCGGGAATGAGAGCTcaagagcaggacaggaaggaagtAGGAATATTTTGTCTCATCACTTTCTGTTTAATGTCATTTGTGTAACACTGAGTCACACTTAACATGCAGAACAGTGTGAGTCCACAATTCAGTTGCTATTTCATATGAAGGTAACCTGGGGACATGGAGCTCCAGTAATCTGCCCCCAACTATGGTCTGGATCTTGCCTTCCCTgtctttagggttaggggtcatcATGATTTTGGATTTGGAAGTGTATCTTTGGAATTGTATCATTCTCAGTTGTTGTGGGTGCTGTTTCTCTGCTTGGACAGTTACACATGATTGAGGAAGACAACCTGTGACAGAAGAACCAAGTGTCACAAAAGCTCCACAGAGCACATTCGTATTGAAGACAAATcaatgtttttaatgtcttttatcCTGAAAAGATTGTTTTAGATTCTACAGCCTAAACTCTGACCTAATTAATTATGCAGATTATGATACCAGCAGCTTAAACTCCTGCAACTCCAAGTCTCTTCTTTGGCGTTGAATTTCTTAGATTCCCAGCACAACCTGTACCTCCTCAAGTCCCTCGGCCCCCTAAGCGGAAGACACCGACAGTGAAGCCATCTTCTGTCACAgcccccttttccccagttccctcctgtcccagtacttttccactgccctgctcacaccacaccctctgatcacacacctgctctctgtcactgatcacacacctgctctcagtcactgatcacacacctgccctcactcatcaatcagctcacctaccagtgtatatattctccagccctcacactcactcagtgccagattgttctttctgctttcatgcgagactttccagtgTTGgctccctgccggattacccgttaccgaccctgcctgtcttcgttctgcctgccttgcctgttccccggacaacctacctgctttctgcccctgactacgacttctgcctcagcgtctctggttcctgtctgctcacctgggttttgacttcgctgctgctcgtcccactccccgagcctgcaaacccatagactttgtgtgggcccagagcctgaagaacggactatttcctgtgtttccttgtctgcctgagttcctgtttgcccgtgtgttaataaaagtcattactatggtccagctttccagagtgctgcatttgggtccaaactgcacccgtctCATCTTCAGGGCAGGTCGACGCTACTTTTTATCCCTTTTAGGTCAAAATCAATGGTGATAAAATCAGTAACACTTTGTGTCCCGGGCTTAAACCAGCCGGTCGAAGCAGGGTTCCGCTCCAGGTTTCTGCCTGCTAACGGGCTGGTTTTCACAGTTGTACCATTGAGGGAACGATGGATCCCTTTTAATCTCCAACAGGAAAGAAGAGTTTCATTCTGGTTCAACTTTCATCGTTTTAGATTTTATTGCAATCTTCTATTCCAATAAAGAAAATAGTATCTGTTTAGCCAAACTTTTAAAAAGCCAATCTTTAATAAAGTTAACACATACAGTCTATAAATTAGGGTTTGTCACGACAAAAAGCCGGGCACGGTTGAGGCCGGTCAGGTGGGTGGTGGGCCGTTGGTGTAGTGCAGCATGGGGTAAAAAGACCGGGCGAAGTTGTTGGTCCCAGCGCAGCCGGGGTTGCTCTCCGACACGGGGATCAGGcaggggagcagcaggaggagcagcaggaggaggtgcagcgGAAGAGCAGCGCGGAGCACCCGGTAGAGGAGcgcgggggggaggggagggcccTCGCTCCTCGCTCCTGCCCTTCTCCCTGCACAGCACAGACGAGACGAGAACGTTGGTATAAAGAGAGCAACGATCTGAGCGAGTCTGGAGCAGCTCAGACCTCCGTGTCGAGGAGGCCTCCTCCGGACAAACATCCGCGCTGCTGCTTTGTTCTGGTTTTCCAGTCCTGCGGACAAAGCGCCACCTTTGGATCTGGGTTTCAGCACCGACCAGACGCTGCTGCAGGGCGCCGAGGTCGCCCTCCACctggcctcagcagcagcttcagcttgcTGCCCGTCGCCCGGAGCTTCTCTGGGGTCTCCCTgctgtcctctgctgcctcctcaggCTGGAGCTGGGAccacagcagctggagggaggCCTGCTGAGCCCGGCGCCGCCGCAGCTCCTCTCGCAGATCCTGAAAAACACGGGGATGGCGCATTCGGGCCGGAAAACGTGCGTTCCCCAATAACTGATGCAGGCTTACGATCAAGGTGTcgcggtgctgctgcagagcaccGAGTGGCGTGTTTGGCTGACTGAGGCTCGCTGGGCGACTTCTACACTCAGCATGGTCcagccacagaagaagagaatggAGGCTTTCATGGAACTCCTGTAAACATATACAGTGAGGATCGTTGTTTACTCGCGAGGTAGCAGCTGCATATACATCACGTTAGAGGCTAATATATAGTTAATTTGTTAATTGACCAAAACGCTCAGCTTGGAATGGTGGTTAAGATCTCTGAGAAGCTGGATCAGGACCAGCCGCTGCCGTTTCAAAGGGGTTGAGCTGACAGAGATCTATGGTCATATTACCGCCTGTCCGCAGTAAAAGTCAAAGCTCGAGGAACACTGGCATCACCCAAACCAATAAAGCTAACAGTGGAAAGCAAAtcaataaaagcttttttttctgggACTTTTATGATTTGGTTCTTGTGATTTCTCACCTGGCAGTTTGTGAGAGTCTTCCTCAGACTGGCGTCCCACTGCTGAAGGAATGAACGTGCTCTGCTCCAGTCCCGGTTCACAGCGTCCAGCCCGTCCTGCAGTTCTGGAGCCTCTGGAGCGAGTTGGTTGAGACGCAGCACGATGGGCTTGTGCTGGGAGAACAGCTGCTGCATCTCCTGTCGGGTCATGTCCTCAAATATAAACACGGACCCTGAAAGCGTCTCCAACCGGATCTGCTGCCTTCTGACCTCAATCTCACCCTCAGGTTCTTTGGCTCTGGCCCTCAGGTCCTCCAGGTCGACTGCTCGGTCAGATC
Protein-coding sequences here:
- the esr2a gene encoding estrogen receptor 2a isoform X1 — translated: MAVASTPHKNQPLLQLQKVDSSRLGARVVSPILSASLETSQPICIPSPYTDLNHDFSGIPFYGPTIFGYASPAISDRASIHRSMSPSLFWPPHGHVGPHMPHHHSQPRPQHGQPIQSPWAELSPLDRDKDSKLSVGKSTRRRSQESEEAVVSSGGKADLHYCAVCHDYASGYHYGVWSCEGCKAFFKRSIQTGQNDYICPATNQCTIDKNRRKSCQSCRLRKCYEVGMTKCGMRKERRSSRNPQMRRGTRQASQSRPTRPSELSGPTVGPFDALHPSQLTSEQLINTILEAEPPEIYLMKDMKGPVTEASIMMSLTNLADKELVHMITWAKKIPGFVELSLLDQVHLLECCWLEVLMIGLMWRSVDHPGKLIFSPDLSLSREEGSCVQGFSEIFDMLIAATSRVRELKLQREEYVCLKAMILLNSNMCLSPSEGSEELQSRNKLLRLLDTVTDALVWAIAKTGLTFRDQYTRLAHLLMLLSHIRHLSNKGMDHLHCMKMKNMVPLYDLLLEMLDAHIMHSSRLSHRPPQQDLAEPTGSPTKHHSHAGGSSSAWSPSSSREGGEAR
- the esr2a gene encoding estrogen receptor 2a isoform X2 — translated: MAVASTPHKNQPLLQLQKVDSSRLGARVVSPILSASLETSQPICIPSPYTDLNHDFSGIPFYGPTIFGYASPAISDRASIHRSMSPSLFWPPHGHVGPHMPHHHSQPRPQHGQPIQSPWAELSPLDRDKDSKLSVGKSTRRRSQESEEAVVSSGGKADLHYCAVCHDYASGYHYGVWSCEGCKAFFKRSIQRQNDYICPATNQCTIDKNRRKSCQSCRLRKCYEVGMTKCGMRKERRSSRNPQMRRGTRQASQSRPTRPSELSGPTVGPFDALHPSQLTSEQLINTILEAEPPEIYLMKDMKGPVTEASIMMSLTNLADKELVHMITWAKKIPGFVELSLLDQVHLLECCWLEVLMIGLMWRSVDHPGKLIFSPDLSLSREEGSCVQGFSEIFDMLIAATSRVRELKLQREEYVCLKAMILLNSNMCLSPSEGSEELQSRNKLLRLLDTVTDALVWAIAKTGLTFRDQYTRLAHLLMLLSHIRHLSNKGMDHLHCMKMKNMVPLYDLLLEMLDAHIMHSSRLSHRPPQQDLAEPTGSPTKHHSHAGGSSSAWSPSSSREGGEAR
- the LOC115253000 gene encoding nesprin-2-like, whose translation is MQQLFSQHKPIVLRLNQLAPEAPELQDGLDAVNRDWSRARSFLQQWDASLRKTLTNCQEFHESLHSLLLWLDHAECRSRPASLSQPNTPLGALQQHRDTLIDLREELRRRRAQQASLQLLWSQLQPEEAAEDSRETPEKLRATGSKLKLLLRPGGGRPRRPAAASGRC